The Theobroma cacao cultivar B97-61/B2 chromosome 2, Criollo_cocoa_genome_V2, whole genome shotgun sequence genome includes the window AGTTCACCAAAATCAGCATACAGCTCATTTTCCCCAGAATCATCAATGTGGTCCGCCGTCACACTTACCTGAAATTAGTCATGCGCACCCATCATCAACCATGTCTCAACACATAGCTTGCTTACAACCCCTAGCAGGGGGGCATGTTGGAGCACGTTTGCATGTTATGGTGAGGCAtgaatttacttatttttcaGTGGCTATCCTGTTGTTCTAATTTCTTATTGTAAATTGTTTCCATCTTGCTGCTCTAGCACACACAATAGGTGATGACTTTAGGGAGAAGGGAGGAAAGGTCATGTTGCTGACATTATACTTCATGGCAATTTGCATATCTATTTAAACTTGTATAATAACAATGAGAAATACCGTATACGTGATTTTGGTTTAATACTCTCAAAATTCTTAATGTGAGCCTGCCACATTAATAGATGGAATTGCCATTAGTATGACTTATGAGAGATTGGCCCAAGAGGTGATGTGGTTAATGATAACATCAGTGTTCTTAGGAGCATTTCACCCACAATTCTTTTTACTACAATCCTGCAATTTTCCAATCACAACAAAGAATTATGTATGGGTCCACCACTTATATGTGCGGGCTCCATACAACATTTTGGTGGACCCTACATAATTCATGATTGTGATTGGTTAATTGTAGGAGATCTGCTCCCATTGTTCTCATGGCTGTTAAACAAAGATGTGATGCTCCAAACATCAGCAAAACCTACTTTATCTGGCCAAGAAATTTTGGGGGCTCAGGATTGCAGTTGATTTTCATGAGGAATCAGAGGACAGAGAACATAAAATAGGACACTGAAAGCTTCTAAATAGCAATAATAGTGTTATTGCTATTGTGCTGGAATTTCTTCTGAAAACCCAAATGATGGAagttatatattaaaattctaatttatATTGTGGAAATTGATGATGCCATTGCCATACTAAATTTTTACCTTACAAATATTAATCTTTAGAGtggtaaataatttagttctAGCTCATAAAGTTGTGTATAATCTAGAGTTATTTATTGAAGGAAGTTGATGCCGGGATCACGTCTGGAAACTGTTATTAATACATGTTTTAAATGTCACCATCTATTCTTTAAAGGAAATTTTCTGTTTTGAACTGAATTAGGATGCCTGTTGTACTTCTTCTAACCATTATAGAACTTATACGTACTCCCTAGGTTGATTTTTGTAGGGACTTTGATTTCAGCCTTTCTGGCATGGAAATACTAGCTTCTTTGTGCTAGTACTTGTAAATTTATGAGGCTTTATTCTTCAAAAGTTTCCATATGCCAAGTGAATGATTTATCTGCTATGTCTACTTGTAAGTTATCAATTTTTCTATAGATAGTCCATATGTTTAAGGGGTTTGGCTCCTCTCCATTCCTTCAATACTCCCTTAATCACTATTCGACTATGTGGGGTCCAGAATCGTCCCATACTTGTGAATGGTGGTGATGCATGTATTGGAGAAAATGTAATGGAGGGAACTCAGCCCCTTTTATAAATGCCTCTTTTCCCATTGTTAGTCTAGCCTGCTAGCAGAAAGAAGTCTTCAGGCAGGATTCATGTCTGGGTTGAAAGTGTTGCTATGGTGTTTTTTCCCCAGAACATTCATGTCTACCAGGAGATTGGCCCATTGTTATGTCTTTAATTGGAAATTGCTTTGTAGGGTAGCTTTTGCTTGTTTTTGCTATGGCAATGAATGTGCTTCGATAAGGCTTTTGATAATCATTGAACTCTATAGACCTTTTCTGATCTtttattgatgaatattttGGGCTCCATGATTGCATTGTGTTGATTGTGTTTAGTAATTtacatgattttatttttcactgtGAAAGCATAAAGGAATGTTTATGCTTTTGCTAATGTAAAAGTCAATACTGACCTCCTGTGTAATGCTTACATTTCAGCCTACGAGCCCAGCAAAATTCTGTGATGAATGTGGGGCGCCATATCTGAGGGAAACATCCAAGTTTTGCTCAGAATGTGGTATAAAGAGGTTAGGGATATGATGGAGTTGGTATGCTGTATCCGAAGACCCAAAGTCATAGTGATCTTCTTTAATTATACTGTTTGATGTTGAATTTTGGATCTTTCCCCCCTAATCTGCAAATATCATCCAGTCATGTAAATAAGTAGTTTGTCCCCAAGGAGATACACCCAGCAGTTAGAACTTCAAGGGACTTTAAACAGGTTCAAATTTGTTCGGTTTTGTGGGGCTTTCCTTTTGTACAAAAGAATGTAATTAAGCACATTTGGTCTGGCATAGAAAGCCAAGGGCATATAAACTATTTGAAATGGTTAATTCTTAAGGAAACCTATATTTTGTTCCGTAAGGTTTGGGGAAAAAATTACAGTCCAGTCCCCATTCGAAGTGTAAGGGGATTTCAATGAAACCTATGTGGTCCATGAAGTAGCAGCATGGGCATCTTGTTGTAACTTATCTGGTGCAATACCCATCTCCTCCATCCCTGAAAGCCTTCGAATGTGAAGAACGAGTACTAGTAGTtgggaagaaaaataataaaataataatagtaatagtaCTTGAGAAGAAACGGCATGGATTGGAATGCAGTCTAATCTGCCAAGTCTGGAGTCCCTCGGAAACTCCCACAAAATCCCGCTTACCTCTGGCTTTGGCTTGCAGCTGCAGGCTGCGGGCGTACGTACCTCCCCTGCTTTatcatattttatagtccCACCCACTTCCTCAAATTCTTCacctaatttaattttattaggtTTACATAAATTCAACCTCCCCAAATAGAAATCCAGGACTCTGACTCCCTTTTCCGCTTTCTCCTACCTTGTGTTCTTCAGAatccaaagaagaaaaaccctGAAAGCGCTAGCCATGAATCCCACTCTAGCCACATTATCGGCGCCGTCCCCTTCTTTCCTCCGTCTCAAATCACTTTCTTCTTCCACTTCTTCAGCTTCATTTCTCGCATTTCCTGCTCCCAAACCCTTCAGGCTTAGGGCTTCTTCAGCGAAGTCTGATTCCTTTCCCAGTTCCAATCCTAACAAACATACTCAACCCCTCACTCAAAAGCTCCAGTGCTTTGCCAAAACAGCTATTTTACTTGGTGCCACCGCTTTGATGATTGGGAAATTCTCCCACTTCCCGGCCAAAGCTGAGTCTCCACCCACAATGACTGAACAAGAAACTTCCGGTCTCGAGGATGGAGAGCAACAAGAAGAAGACGCCCAAAACCCGGAACAAACTTCCCCACTTTCAGAGTTTCTGGGATCTAATAACGAGGCCATTGAAGCATTGAAGTACCTTTTGGAACAGAAGCTCGAAAACGGCGAAGACGAAGAAGCTCTCACAATCTTGAACCGTTTGGTTTCTGCTCAACCACAGGTAACTGATTGGAAATTTTTGTTGGCGAGGCTGTTAAGCGAAATGGGTCAAACGGAGAATGCACGGAAAGTGTTCGAGGAAATTCTTAGGACGAATCCTCTCTCTTTCGAGGCTTTGTTTGAGAATGCTTTGTTAATGGACCGTTGTGGGGAAGGAGAAGCTGTGATCAAGAGGTTAGAAGAGGCTTTAACGATTGCCCAAGACGAGAAGAAAGTCAAGGAAGCAAGGGATGTTCGACTGATAATGGCACAGATACAGTTCTTGCAAAAGAACGTGGAGGAAGCTTTGAGGAGTTACCAACAATTGGCCAAAGAAGATCCAAGTGATTTTAGGCCGTATTTTTGTCAAGGAATGATATATAGCTTGCTTGATAGGAATGCTGAGGCTAAAGAACAGTTCGCAAAGTATAGAGAGCTTTCACCAAAAAAGTTTGAGGTGGAAGGGTATTTGAGGACATCTTTATCAAGAATGAAATTGTTTGGGACCAATGAGAACTGAGTTTTGGGGGGTTTTAGGAATTTTCTGGCATTAAGGTGGTATACAATTCTAAGGTAATAATCCTTTGCCTTCGATAGATTTTGTTGATTAGTGTTTCATTCCTTTAAACTTTGAAGTTGAAACTTTGTTTTAAGTTTCAGAGGATACTCAGAGAAATAAGATGAGAGTTTTTGTTAAAAGGAAATAGTTGTTTGATGACAATTGACAGTTTTTGGcttcaatatttataaatgataaatgatgTATGCAAGGGACGTTGGTTTCTTTTATCATTCACTGCAGAATAAGGTATGTACTCTATTCAGTGTATAACTGTATTAGGGGAGGTTTCTAACTTTCCATTAGAGAATTAAGAATCTATAGAGATTTGCAGAGTGAGAGGTAGCAGTGCTAGCCCGTCCTAAGAACCACACATGCAAGTTCCCCTGCATGCGGCTCACTTATTGCTAGCCTATCTGCTAGAGCCAAGCTTCGGCTGTGACAGCTTGTCGTTTTTGACCATCTTATTCTGTCACTCGAGATCCAAGTCAGCACCGGCAAAGATCTCTTGATTACCCACGGCCAGGCTGTGTTGGAAGCAAGCTACCTTTCGCTTATCTCACTCCCTTTCTTATTATTAGTAAAATAGGTTGCCCCTTTCCTCTTCCTAATAATAAGGTGAGCTTCCAAAGTTCCTTCCTTCGGCTGAGTAGATTGTCTTCTGTCCAATGTGGTACCCTTCTGGTTTTTTGGTACCCATTGGGTTACCTTGTTTACAGGCCGACCTCATGGCAGCAAGAAAAAGTGTTGTCCCATTCATTTCTTTCGAGGCATGCAAACTCCCATAATGCCCCAAATCACATTTCATGAATAGAAAGGGGAAGCCATCTCATCCATCAGCTCCTCTCACGGACCCTTGCAGTTGTACAAAGCGTCCAAGCACAGTTCACTTGTGTTAGTCAATCAAGAACTTTGCCACCACTCCTTAAGGTTACCTGTTGTGTCAAAAGCTTGCATTGTTTCCCACGATTCATACCTTCCTCTTACTTCCGAAGGTAAGGTAATGAGCTGACATGGTGGCGTAGGAGCAAACATTGGGTGGTTTGCTGCAAACCCAGTTCAGACTATAGATTCCACCATcaagttaaataaaatgaagttgaTGCAGTGgttcataaaataagaatggATGTGTTCTCAAGTCATAGCACAAGTTCTATGATAACTCTCCAAAAATTAAAGGTCTATTCCATAAGCAAAGTATGTTATATACTACTGTGAATATAGTTAGTTAAGTTCTCTAGAATTTTTGGAATGCTTATCTTCCTATGTATTCGGCCAGATTCCTCTTGTTTTTCTTAGATTTATGGTTCCCTCGAGGTTTGCAAGTCACAGTAGCTTCTGAAGCTGGCTTCTTACCCCTACTGCATTCCTCAGTCATACACATCACATTGGCCACAGATTCATCAGATATAAGATTTTCATCTTGCTGCAAGAATAGCTGCTTCAGAAAAGGCTCCAGTGCAGACCTTGCTGAATGCAGCTCCTCGCAAAGGGCTCCAATTATTGAAATGCTACCTTCAAGCTTCAGCTCACTGAAAAAATTAAGCAGGAGGAACTTCTAAGAAAATACTGTGAACTAATCATTTGGTGTATAAATGGAGTCATACAACTACATATGGAATATGGAAAAGGCAATTAATGCATTACACAGACCTCGGTTCCAGTTGAGTATAGAGTTGCTTCATTTCATCTAGCATGCTGATTGCCTCCCCTGAGAAGTAGTCGTCTTCACTACCTGCAAGTTTCTTCTGCAAACATCCTTCTGTTGCAGCATTGAGGAGGAAAATACATTTTCCTAGGTACCCCTAAAAAGTTCAGTAAAAAGTGATGATGAGATGACGCAAAAATGACaataaatatgataataacAGAAAAAATAATACTAGCAACATAAATTACAAGGAAAACAAGGCATTAAAGAATGCTTGTCTAATCACATGCTTATAACAATTACCCTCATTTTTGAAGCATTTAACATAATGGTCCATTGATCTCTGATGTCACCCAGTGCCTTAAATGCTTCAACAATTTCCCAAAACTTGACATGGTTAATCAGCATGTCACTATCATTTTGATTCTGTGCATTCAAGTCTTGATCTGGCAGAGAACCAGAGCTTAAAGATGGAACAACCTTTGAGCTCTTCCCTTCATCGTAACTGGCTGGAGGAAGTACTTCACTACACAAATTAGCAGGTTTAGGAAA containing:
- the LOC18609913 gene encoding protein SLOW GREEN 1, chloroplastic — translated: MNPTLATLSAPSPSFLRLKSLSSSTSSASFLAFPAPKPFRLRASSAKSDSFPSSNPNKHTQPLTQKLQCFAKTAILLGATALMIGKFSHFPAKAESPPTMTEQETSGLEDGEQQEEDAQNPEQTSPLSEFLGSNNEAIEALKYLLEQKLENGEDEEALTILNRLVSAQPQVTDWKFLLARLLSEMGQTENARKVFEEILRTNPLSFEALFENALLMDRCGEGEAVIKRLEEALTIAQDEKKVKEARDVRLIMAQIQFLQKNVEEALRSYQQLAKEDPSDFRPYFCQGMIYSLLDRNAEAKEQFAKYRELSPKKFEVEGYLRTSLSRMKLFGTNEN